Proteins encoded together in one Cellulomonas gilvus ATCC 13127 window:
- the gdhA gene encoding NADP-specific glutamate dehydrogenase, protein MKDQLERALDQVLARNPGEREFHQAVREVFDSLGPVLAKHPQYVDAAVLERLCEPERQIIFRVPWVDDAGRVQINRGFRVEFSSALGPYKGGLRFHPSVYLGIVKFLGFEQVFKNALTGMPIGGGKGGSDFDPRGRSDGEVMRFCQSFMTELYRHIGEHTDVPAGDIGVGGREIGYLFGQYKRITNRYESGVLTGKGLTWGGSLVRTEATGYGTVLFAERMLATAGASFDGRRVVVSGAGNVAVHAIEKAQALGAHVVACSDSAGYVLDERGIDLDLLRQVREVERERVSVYAERRGATYVPGRRVWEVGAHVALPCATQNELDEHDARALVDSGLLVVAEGANMPTTPAAVALLQDAGVLFAPGKAANAGGVATSALEMQQNASRDSWTFEHTEARLAEIMHDVHDRCLATADEYGVPGSYVAGANIGGFVRVADAMLALGVI, encoded by the coding sequence ATGAAGGACCAGCTGGAGCGCGCCCTCGACCAGGTGCTGGCGCGCAACCCCGGAGAGCGCGAGTTCCACCAGGCCGTGCGCGAGGTGTTCGACAGCCTCGGCCCGGTGCTCGCCAAGCATCCGCAGTACGTGGACGCCGCGGTGCTCGAGCGCCTGTGCGAGCCCGAGCGGCAGATCATCTTCCGGGTGCCGTGGGTGGACGACGCGGGACGTGTGCAGATCAACCGCGGGTTCCGCGTGGAGTTCAGCTCGGCGCTCGGTCCCTACAAGGGTGGCCTGCGGTTCCACCCCTCGGTGTACCTCGGCATCGTGAAGTTCCTGGGCTTCGAGCAGGTGTTCAAGAACGCGCTCACCGGCATGCCGATCGGCGGCGGCAAGGGCGGCTCGGACTTCGACCCGCGGGGCAGGTCCGACGGCGAGGTCATGCGCTTCTGCCAGTCGTTCATGACCGAGCTGTACCGCCACATCGGCGAGCACACCGACGTGCCTGCCGGAGACATCGGGGTCGGTGGCCGGGAGATCGGCTACCTGTTCGGCCAGTACAAGCGCATCACCAACCGGTACGAGTCGGGGGTGCTCACCGGCAAGGGCCTGACGTGGGGCGGTTCGCTGGTGCGCACCGAGGCCACGGGCTACGGCACGGTCCTGTTCGCCGAGCGCATGCTCGCCACGGCGGGCGCGTCGTTCGACGGTCGTCGCGTCGTGGTCTCGGGCGCGGGCAACGTCGCGGTGCACGCGATCGAGAAGGCCCAGGCGCTGGGTGCGCACGTGGTCGCGTGCTCGGACTCCGCGGGCTACGTGCTCGACGAGCGCGGCATCGACCTGGACCTGCTGCGCCAGGTCCGGGAGGTCGAGCGCGAGCGCGTCTCGGTGTACGCCGAGCGGCGCGGCGCCACGTACGTGCCGGGCCGGCGCGTGTGGGAGGTGGGCGCGCACGTCGCGCTGCCGTGCGCGACGCAGAACGAGCTCGACGAGCACGACGCGCGCGCGCTGGTGGACTCGGGCCTGCTCGTCGTCGCCGAGGGTGCCAACATGCCGACGACGCCGGCCGCGGTCGCGCTGCTGCAGGACGCCGGGGTGCTGTTCGCGCCGGGCAAGGCGGCCAACGCGGGCGGTGTCGCGACGTCCGCGCTCGAGATGCAGCAGAACGCGAGCCGGGACTCGTGGACGTTCGAGCACACCGAGGCGCGGCTGGCCGAGATCATGCACGACGTGCACGACCGGTGCCTGGCCACCGCCGACGAGTACGGCGTGCCGGGCTCGTACGTCGCGGGTGCCAACATCGGCGGGTTCGTCCGCGTGGCCGACGCGATGCTCGCGCTCGGGGTCATCTGA
- the purL gene encoding phosphoribosylformylglycinamidine synthase subunit PurL produces MTSAPVRPSSDQHYDTVEDAAATPDLAQPFAELGLKPDEYQRIRDILGRRPTAAELAMYSVMWSEHCSYKSSKTHLRQFGDKTTPAMKEHLLVGIGENAGVVDIGDGWAVTFKVESHNHPSYVEPYQGAATGVGGIVRDIISMGARPVAVMDQLRFGAIDHPDTARVVHGVVAGVGGYGNSLGLPNIGGELVFDPSYQGNPLVNALCLGVLRHEDIHLANASGAGNKVVLFGARTGGDGIGGASILASETFDDTKPSKRPSVQVGDPFMEKVLIECCLELYAARVVEGIQDLGAAGISCATSELASNGDGGMHVDLENVLLRDPSLTAGEILMSESQERMMAVVTPAKLEEFLAITRKWDVETAIIGEVTGSGRLTIDHHGHRIVDVDPKTVAHEGPVYDRPYARPAWQDGLNAATSSSLARPTTPDELRATVLRLLGSPNLASKKWVTRQYDRFVQGNTALAQPDDSGVIRVDEATGLGVALATDANGRYGKLDPYTGAQLALAEAYRNVSTTGARPLAVTDCLNFGSPEHPDSMWQLVEAIRGLADACQTLEVPVTGGNVSLYNGTGEPGKIDSAIHPTPVVGVLGVLDDVADAVPSGWTAPGQSVYLLGTTRPELDGSAWADVVHDHLGGLPPAVDLAAERRLAQVLQNAARDDLVDAAHDLSEGGLAQALVESSLRFGVGARVSLDALCERDGVTPFEALFSESTARALVAVPRSEEVRFADLCVARGVPALKIGQTAEVASSGDDEAGPAVEVDDLFTIPLAEAREVFEATLPAHFG; encoded by the coding sequence ATGACCTCCGCACCCGTGCGCCCCAGCAGCGACCAGCACTACGACACCGTCGAGGACGCGGCCGCGACGCCCGACCTCGCGCAGCCGTTCGCGGAGCTCGGCCTCAAGCCCGACGAGTACCAGCGCATCCGCGACATCCTGGGCCGGCGTCCCACCGCCGCCGAGCTCGCGATGTACTCCGTGATGTGGTCCGAGCACTGCTCGTACAAGTCCTCCAAGACGCACCTGCGCCAGTTCGGGGACAAGACCACGCCCGCGATGAAGGAGCACCTGCTCGTCGGGATCGGGGAGAACGCGGGCGTCGTCGACATCGGTGACGGCTGGGCCGTGACGTTCAAGGTCGAGTCGCACAACCACCCGTCGTACGTCGAGCCGTACCAGGGCGCTGCCACGGGCGTCGGCGGCATCGTGCGGGACATCATCTCGATGGGCGCGCGGCCCGTGGCGGTCATGGACCAGCTGCGGTTCGGCGCGATCGACCACCCCGACACCGCGCGCGTGGTGCACGGCGTGGTCGCGGGCGTCGGGGGCTACGGCAACTCCCTGGGCCTGCCGAACATCGGCGGCGAGCTCGTGTTCGACCCGTCGTACCAGGGCAACCCGCTGGTCAACGCGCTGTGCCTGGGCGTGCTCCGGCACGAGGACATCCACCTGGCCAACGCGTCGGGCGCGGGCAACAAGGTCGTGCTGTTCGGCGCGCGCACGGGCGGGGACGGCATCGGCGGCGCGTCCATCCTCGCCTCCGAGACGTTCGACGACACCAAGCCCTCCAAGCGCCCGTCCGTGCAGGTGGGCGACCCGTTCATGGAGAAGGTGCTCATCGAGTGCTGCCTCGAGCTGTACGCCGCACGCGTGGTCGAGGGCATCCAGGACCTGGGCGCGGCAGGCATCTCGTGCGCGACCAGCGAGCTCGCGTCCAACGGTGACGGCGGCATGCACGTGGACCTCGAGAACGTGCTGCTGCGGGACCCGTCGCTGACCGCGGGCGAGATCCTGATGTCGGAGTCGCAGGAGCGCATGATGGCCGTGGTCACGCCGGCCAAGCTCGAGGAGTTCCTGGCGATCACGCGCAAGTGGGACGTCGAGACCGCGATCATCGGCGAGGTCACCGGATCGGGCCGCCTGACCATCGACCACCACGGTCACCGCATCGTCGACGTGGACCCGAAGACCGTCGCGCACGAGGGCCCGGTGTACGACCGGCCGTATGCGCGGCCCGCGTGGCAGGACGGGCTGAACGCCGCGACCTCGTCGTCGCTCGCGCGTCCGACGACCCCCGACGAGCTGCGCGCCACGGTGCTGCGCCTGCTCGGCTCGCCCAACCTCGCGTCCAAGAAGTGGGTGACCCGCCAGTACGACAGGTTCGTCCAGGGCAACACCGCGCTCGCGCAGCCCGACGACTCGGGCGTCATCCGCGTCGACGAGGCGACGGGCCTGGGCGTGGCGCTCGCGACCGATGCGAACGGCCGCTACGGCAAGCTCGACCCGTACACGGGTGCGCAGCTCGCGCTCGCGGAGGCCTACCGCAACGTCTCGACGACGGGTGCGCGGCCCCTGGCCGTGACCGACTGCCTCAACTTCGGCAGCCCCGAGCACCCCGACTCGATGTGGCAGCTGGTCGAGGCGATCCGCGGCCTGGCGGACGCGTGCCAGACGCTCGAGGTCCCGGTCACCGGCGGCAACGTCTCGCTCTACAACGGCACGGGTGAGCCCGGCAAGATCGACTCCGCGATCCACCCGACGCCCGTGGTCGGCGTGCTGGGCGTGCTCGACGACGTCGCCGACGCGGTCCCGTCCGGCTGGACCGCGCCCGGCCAGTCCGTGTACCTGCTGGGCACCACGCGGCCCGAGCTCGACGGCTCGGCGTGGGCCGACGTGGTGCACGACCACCTGGGCGGCCTGCCGCCCGCGGTGGACCTGGCCGCCGAGCGCCGACTGGCGCAGGTGCTGCAGAACGCCGCGCGGGACGACCTCGTGGACGCCGCGCACGACCTGTCCGAGGGCGGCCTGGCGCAGGCGCTCGTCGAGTCCTCGCTGCGGTTCGGTGTGGGTGCGCGTGTGTCGCTCGACGCGCTGTGCGAGCGCGACGGTGTGACGCCGTTCGAGGCGCTGTTCTCGGAGTCGACCGCGCGTGCGCTGGTCGCGGTGCCGCGCTCGGAGGAGGTGCGCTTCGCGGACCTGTGCGTCGCGCGTGGCGTGCCCGCGCTGAAGATCGGCCAGACCGCCGAGGTCGCGTCGTCGGGCGACGACGAGGCAGGCCCGGCCGTGGAGGTCGACGACCTGTTCACGATCCCGCTGGCAGAGGCCCGCGAGGTCTTCGAGGCGACGCTCCCCGCGCACTTCGGCTGA
- a CDS encoding DUF2599 domain-containing protein has translation MSGGARRTARRAPRAVAVACLAVLAMGGCATGTTETAEATPSAPSRPTATSDGPSPRASASPDPAARRAQVLRDGVAFTSGDVALVALAPPGTTATPDEDAPADDVRWTVEPQDPADDALVLTLAAPAGLELDVQLDDSVVVRGAEGPVAGLVVRGGDVRRAGQVLEVRADGRATVWLASRTVAALAWGEREGGRSLAVTPSDWARVGGLAAHELVPVQLAAAEPDAGTATMRGQLACHQLGAPDKATWNLEPWRPAVDALEMIAARCNPT, from the coding sequence GTGAGCGGCGGGGCGCGCCGGACGGCGCGTCGTGCCCCGCGCGCGGTCGCGGTCGCGTGCCTCGCGGTGCTCGCGATGGGCGGCTGCGCCACCGGGACCACCGAGACTGCCGAGGCCACCCCGTCCGCGCCGTCTCGTCCCACCGCGACGTCCGACGGCCCGAGCCCGCGCGCGAGCGCCTCGCCAGACCCGGCGGCGCGCCGCGCGCAGGTGCTGCGCGACGGCGTCGCGTTCACCTCGGGCGACGTGGCGCTCGTCGCGCTCGCGCCGCCGGGCACCACCGCCACGCCCGACGAGGACGCACCCGCGGACGACGTCCGGTGGACCGTCGAGCCGCAGGACCCGGCCGACGACGCGCTGGTGCTCACGCTCGCGGCCCCTGCCGGCCTCGAGCTGGACGTGCAGCTCGACGACTCGGTGGTGGTGCGGGGCGCCGAGGGGCCCGTCGCGGGCCTCGTCGTCCGGGGCGGCGACGTGCGCCGCGCGGGTCAGGTGCTCGAGGTGCGCGCGGACGGCCGGGCCACCGTGTGGCTCGCGTCCCGCACCGTCGCCGCGCTCGCGTGGGGCGAGCGCGAGGGCGGACGGTCGCTCGCGGTCACGCCCTCGGACTGGGCGCGCGTGGGCGGTCTCGCCGCGCACGAGCTGGTGCCCGTCCAGCTGGCCGCGGCCGAGCCGGACGCGGGCACCGCGACCATGCGCGGCCAGCTCGCGTGCCACCAGCTGGGCGCCCCCGACAAGGCGACGTGGAACCTGGAGCCCTGGCGTCCCGCGGTCGACGCGCTCGAGATGATCGCGGCGCGCTGCAACCCCACCTGA
- a CDS encoding acyl-CoA dehydrogenase family protein yields the protein MTTTAEPRHDRPSRTPLTTTAEPRVDVAALTDQLLGQYADLRREARAVAGLPDFHKVEPMPMAEHRDRVLHQLRELAAHHDVLRAFPAHLGGADDHGGSLSRFEELVAADPSLQIKAGVQWGLFASAILHLGTQRHHEELLPAAMSVDVPGAFAMTETGHGSDVSSIGTTAEYDPETGEFVLHTPFRAAWKDYLGNAAQHGTAAVVFAQLITAAPGGPRVNHGVHAFYVPLRDPATGEFLPGIGGEDDGFKGGLNGIDNGRLHFDHVRVPRDRLLNRYGDVAADGTYSSPIASPGRRFFTMLGTLVQGRVSLDGAAANASKIALAIAVTYANQRRQFAGAGADEVVLLDYQRHQRRLLPLLAETYAATFAHEELLAMFDEVFSGRGDTPEGREDLETLAAALKPSSTWHALRTLQECREACGGAGFLAENRLVGLHQDLDVYVTFEGDNTVLYQLVGKRLLGDYAKALKAGGAGDVARFVADRAVHRTPLIRAAQTLADVGDARRSAGQLRDEATQRELLTDRVEVMVAELAAALRPASKLPADQAAALVNAHQHELVEAARAHAERVLWEAFTRGVHAATDPGTQQVLTWLRDLFGLTLVERHLAWYLVNGRLSAGRARTVSSYIDRLLVRLRPHAQDLVDAFGYGPEHLRAPIASGAEAQRQDEARAHYRAERVAGREAVPEKHVR from the coding sequence ATGACCACGACAGCCGAGCCCCGCCACGACCGTCCGTCCCGCACGCCCCTGACGACGACCGCAGAGCCGCGTGTCGACGTCGCGGCGCTCACCGACCAGCTCCTGGGCCAGTACGCGGACCTGCGTCGCGAGGCGCGCGCGGTGGCCGGCCTGCCCGACTTCCACAAGGTCGAGCCCATGCCCATGGCCGAGCACCGCGACCGCGTGCTGCACCAGCTGCGTGAGCTCGCCGCGCACCACGACGTGCTGCGCGCGTTCCCCGCGCACCTGGGCGGCGCCGACGACCACGGCGGCAGCCTGTCGCGGTTCGAGGAACTCGTGGCCGCGGACCCGTCGCTGCAGATCAAGGCGGGCGTGCAGTGGGGGCTGTTCGCGTCCGCGATCCTGCACCTGGGCACGCAGCGGCACCACGAGGAGCTGCTGCCCGCCGCGATGTCGGTGGACGTGCCGGGCGCGTTCGCGATGACGGAGACGGGGCACGGCTCCGACGTCTCCTCGATCGGCACGACCGCGGAGTACGACCCCGAGACCGGCGAGTTCGTGCTCCACACGCCGTTCCGCGCGGCGTGGAAGGACTACCTGGGCAACGCGGCGCAGCACGGCACGGCCGCCGTGGTGTTCGCGCAGCTCATCACGGCCGCGCCCGGCGGACCGCGCGTCAACCACGGCGTGCACGCGTTCTACGTCCCGCTGCGCGACCCCGCCACGGGCGAGTTCCTGCCCGGCATCGGCGGCGAGGACGACGGGTTCAAGGGTGGCCTGAACGGCATCGACAACGGGCGTCTGCACTTCGACCACGTGCGCGTGCCGCGCGACCGGCTGCTCAACCGGTACGGCGACGTCGCGGCGGACGGCACGTACTCGTCGCCGATCGCGAGCCCCGGGCGCCGGTTCTTCACCATGCTCGGCACGCTCGTGCAGGGCCGCGTCTCGCTGGACGGCGCGGCCGCCAACGCGAGCAAGATCGCGCTCGCCATCGCGGTGACGTACGCCAACCAGCGCCGGCAGTTCGCGGGTGCGGGGGCCGACGAGGTGGTCCTGCTGGACTACCAGCGCCACCAGCGACGCCTGCTCCCGCTGCTCGCGGAGACGTACGCGGCGACGTTCGCGCACGAGGAGCTGCTCGCGATGTTCGACGAGGTCTTCTCCGGCCGGGGCGACACGCCCGAGGGTCGCGAGGACCTCGAGACGCTCGCCGCGGCGCTCAAGCCGTCGTCGACGTGGCATGCGCTGCGCACGCTGCAGGAGTGCCGCGAGGCGTGCGGCGGTGCGGGCTTCCTGGCCGAGAACCGGCTCGTCGGGCTGCACCAGGACCTGGACGTCTATGTGACGTTCGAGGGTGACAACACCGTGCTCTACCAGCTGGTGGGCAAGCGCCTGCTGGGCGACTACGCCAAGGCGCTCAAGGCGGGTGGCGCGGGTGACGTCGCGCGGTTCGTGGCGGACCGGGCGGTGCACCGCACGCCGCTGATCCGGGCCGCGCAGACGCTCGCCGACGTGGGTGACGCGCGCCGCTCGGCCGGTCAGCTGCGGGACGAGGCGACGCAGCGCGAGCTGCTCACCGACCGCGTCGAGGTCATGGTGGCCGAGCTCGCGGCGGCGCTGCGCCCCGCGAGCAAGCTGCCGGCCGACCAGGCCGCCGCGCTCGTCAACGCCCACCAGCACGAGCTGGTCGAGGCCGCGCGCGCACACGCCGAGCGCGTCCTGTGGGAGGCGTTCACGCGGGGCGTGCACGCCGCGACGGACCCGGGCACGCAGCAGGTGCTGACGTGGCTGCGCGACCTGTTCGGCCTCACGCTCGTCGAGCGGCACCTCGCCTGGTACCTGGTCAACGGGCGGCTGTCCGCGGGTCGCGCGCGCACGGTGTCGTCGTACATCGACCGGCTGCTGGTGCGGCTGCGGCCGCACGCGCAGGACCTGGTGGACGCGTTCGGCTACGGCCCCGAGCACCTGCGGGCGCCCATCGCGTCGGGTGCCGAGGCGCAGCGTCAGGATGAGGCGCGCGCGCACTACCGGGCCGAGCGCGTCGCGGGCCGGGAGGCCGTCCCGGAGAAGCACGTGCGCTGA
- a CDS encoding TetR/AcrR family transcriptional regulator gives MSPITPGPSTTRPPAGAAPGAPGGAATRATARPAGPGGSAPRGEVRTEQRPQVRPAPRPEARREDPFAVDGRSARWADHREARRAELVRIARRTVHHRGPDVSMEEIATAAGTSKSIVYRYFSDKTGLQIAVAEAVVLQIQGALEGVLRVAPTPREGLRAMVAVYLEMIESSPHVYAFVTRDGSVESGGPLGHFLDSVTHLVALPFAREIADRDEPAGTPGGTDDERAPVVVAQDGPVDGPDDRSDDPAVAARIALAEAWAAGAVGFVRGAGEWWMAHRELPGIPDRTTLTAQVAAWLWAGPVGLLAREHSTRTPWEIR, from the coding sequence GTGAGCCCGATCACACCGGGTCCCTCGACGACGAGGCCGCCCGCAGGAGCAGCCCCCGGCGCCCCCGGGGGTGCCGCCACGCGTGCCACGGCCCGGCCCGCCGGGCCCGGAGGGTCCGCCCCACGCGGCGAGGTCCGCACCGAGCAGCGTCCGCAGGTCAGGCCCGCCCCGCGGCCCGAGGCCCGCCGGGAGGACCCGTTCGCGGTCGACGGACGCTCGGCCCGCTGGGCGGACCACCGCGAGGCACGCCGTGCCGAGCTCGTCCGCATCGCCCGGCGCACCGTCCACCACCGCGGTCCCGACGTGTCCATGGAGGAGATCGCCACCGCCGCGGGCACGTCGAAGTCGATCGTCTACCGCTACTTCTCGGACAAGACCGGCCTGCAGATCGCGGTCGCCGAGGCCGTCGTGCTCCAGATCCAGGGCGCGCTCGAGGGCGTGCTGCGCGTCGCACCCACGCCCCGCGAGGGGCTGCGCGCCATGGTCGCTGTGTACCTCGAGATGATCGAGTCCTCGCCGCACGTGTACGCGTTCGTGACGCGTGACGGCTCGGTCGAGTCCGGCGGGCCGCTGGGGCACTTCCTGGACTCGGTCACGCACCTGGTCGCGCTGCCGTTCGCGCGCGAGATCGCGGACCGCGACGAGCCCGCGGGCACGCCCGGCGGGACCGATGACGAGCGTGCGCCGGTCGTCGTCGCGCAGGACGGACCCGTGGACGGGCCCGACGACCGGTCCGACGACCCCGCCGTCGCGGCGCGCATCGCGCTCGCGGAGGCCTGGGCCGCGGGCGCGGTCGGCTTCGTCCGGGGCGCCGGTGAGTGGTGGATGGCCCACCGCGAGCTGCCCGGCATCCCCGATCGCACCACCCTCACCGCGCAGGTCGCGGCCTGGCTCTGGGCCGGGCCGGTCGGCCTGCTGGCCCGCGAGCACTCCACCCGTACGCCCTGGGAGATCCGATGA
- a CDS encoding acetyl-CoA C-acetyltransferase, with amino-acid sequence MASRKTSEAPSTAPRRALVLGGNRIPFARAGGAYRHASNQDMLTAALEGLVARYGLQGERIGEVAAGAVLKHSRDFNLTRESVLGSSLAATTPAYDVQQACATGLETVVSLSNKIRLGQLDSAIAGGVDTTSDAPIVVTDRLRRALLDLSRARTVAQKLAAVARIRPQDLAPVAPSTAEPRTHLSMGEHQALTTAQWGITREAQDQVALASHQRLAAAWDAGFFDDLVTPYRGQTVDGNLRTDTSLEKLAGLAPTFGTRLEVPATMTAGNSTPLTDGASTVLLGSDEWAQAHGLTPLAVVVDAEVAAVDFVHGEDGLLMAPVFAVPRLLARQGLTLADLDYVEIHEAFAATVLTTLAAWESPDFGRERLGLPGAFGTVDRDRLNVHGSSLAAGHPFAATGGRVVATIAKELHLRKQRDGGTPRALVSVCAAGGLGLTAILEAA; translated from the coding sequence ATGGCATCCCGGAAGACCTCCGAGGCCCCCAGCACCGCGCCCCGGCGCGCACTCGTCCTGGGCGGCAACCGGATCCCGTTCGCGCGCGCGGGCGGCGCGTACCGCCACGCGTCGAACCAGGACATGCTCACCGCGGCGCTCGAGGGTCTCGTGGCCCGGTACGGCCTGCAGGGTGAGCGGATCGGCGAGGTCGCCGCCGGCGCGGTGCTCAAGCACAGCCGCGACTTCAACCTCACGCGCGAGTCCGTCCTCGGCTCGTCGCTCGCGGCCACCACCCCCGCGTACGACGTGCAGCAGGCGTGCGCGACGGGTCTGGAGACCGTCGTCTCCCTCTCCAACAAGATCCGTCTGGGCCAGCTGGACTCCGCGATCGCCGGTGGCGTCGACACGACGTCCGACGCCCCGATCGTCGTGACCGACCGGCTGCGCCGCGCGCTGCTGGACCTGTCCCGCGCCAGGACGGTGGCCCAGAAGCTGGCCGCCGTCGCACGCATCCGCCCGCAGGACCTCGCACCCGTGGCGCCGAGCACCGCCGAGCCGCGCACGCACCTGTCGATGGGCGAGCACCAGGCGCTCACCACGGCGCAGTGGGGCATCACGCGCGAGGCGCAGGACCAGGTCGCGCTCGCGTCGCACCAGCGCCTCGCCGCGGCGTGGGACGCCGGGTTCTTCGACGACCTGGTCACGCCGTACCGCGGGCAGACGGTCGACGGGAACCTGCGCACCGACACGTCGCTCGAGAAGCTCGCGGGGCTCGCGCCCACGTTCGGCACCCGGCTCGAGGTCCCGGCCACCATGACCGCGGGCAACTCCACGCCGCTCACCGACGGTGCCTCGACGGTGCTGCTCGGGTCCGACGAGTGGGCGCAGGCCCACGGGCTCACGCCGCTCGCGGTGGTCGTCGACGCCGAGGTCGCGGCCGTCGACTTCGTGCACGGCGAGGACGGCCTGCTCATGGCGCCCGTGTTCGCGGTGCCGCGACTTCTCGCGCGGCAGGGGCTGACGCTCGCGGACCTGGACTACGTCGAGATCCACGAGGCGTTCGCGGCGACCGTCCTGACCACACTCGCCGCATGGGAGTCGCCCGACTTCGGGCGCGAACGCCTGGGCCTGCCCGGCGCGTTCGGCACCGTGGACCGCGACCGGCTCAACGTGCACGGCTCGTCGCTGGCGGCCGGGCACCCGTTCGCCGCCACCGGGGGGCGCGTCGTCGCGACGATCGCCAAGGAGCTCCACCTGCGCAAGCAGCGCGACGGCGGCACGCCGCGCGCGCTGGTGTCCGTCTGTGCGGCCGGCGGGCTCGGCCTCACCGCGATCCTCGAGGCGGCCTGA
- a CDS encoding 3-oxoacyl-ACP reductase produces the protein MANPLQTTLSAKLSGLLGFSPAVPLRRWAPGLPLVEGPVLVVGSGADADAVAALLAGDPATDDASGHEVLDGWGLDVHRHAAPDVRYAAVVAVLTGVEHPDALHGPLLTVASTLKGLQRGGRVVTISHAATADDAPAVAAARQGIDAVVRTVAKESRGGATANGLVLADGVPVTAASVVGGLRFLLSTRSAFVHGQLLGVDSDAGALPTDWERPLVGRVAVVTGAARGIGAAIARTLARDGATVVAVDVPAAGEQLAHVANAIRGTALQLDITADDAGARILEHTLARHGRIDVVVHNAGITRDKLFANMTDAQWDAVIAVNIAAQLRINEALLTSGDFTDAPRIVSISSTTGFAGNRGQANYAATKGGVIGMVRATAPLLEPFGGTANAVAPGFIETEMTAKMPALTRQVARQLSSLQQGGQPVDVAEAVAFLASPQAGGIVGRTLRVCGQNVVGA, from the coding sequence ATGGCGAACCCCCTGCAGACCACGCTGTCCGCCAAGCTCTCCGGACTGCTCGGCTTCTCCCCCGCGGTGCCGCTGCGCCGCTGGGCGCCGGGCCTCCCGCTGGTCGAGGGTCCCGTGCTCGTCGTCGGCAGCGGCGCGGACGCCGACGCGGTCGCGGCCCTGCTCGCGGGCGACCCCGCGACGGACGACGCGTCCGGGCACGAGGTGCTCGACGGCTGGGGCCTGGACGTGCACCGGCACGCGGCACCCGACGTGCGGTACGCGGCGGTCGTCGCGGTCCTCACCGGCGTCGAGCACCCCGACGCGCTGCACGGGCCGCTGCTCACGGTCGCCTCGACGCTCAAGGGGCTGCAGCGCGGCGGGCGCGTCGTGACCATCTCGCACGCCGCGACCGCGGACGACGCACCCGCGGTCGCGGCGGCCCGCCAGGGCATCGACGCCGTGGTCCGGACCGTCGCGAAGGAGTCGCGCGGTGGCGCCACCGCGAACGGCCTGGTGCTGGCGGACGGCGTGCCGGTCACCGCGGCGTCCGTGGTCGGGGGGCTGCGGTTCCTGCTCTCGACGCGCTCGGCGTTCGTGCACGGCCAGCTGCTGGGCGTCGACTCCGACGCGGGCGCGCTGCCCACCGACTGGGAGCGGCCCCTGGTGGGCCGGGTCGCGGTGGTCACGGGTGCCGCACGCGGGATCGGCGCCGCGATCGCCCGCACGCTCGCGCGCGACGGGGCGACGGTCGTCGCGGTCGACGTCCCCGCGGCCGGCGAGCAGCTCGCGCACGTCGCCAACGCGATCCGCGGGACCGCGTTGCAGCTGGACATCACGGCCGACGACGCGGGCGCCCGGATCCTCGAGCACACGCTCGCGCGGCACGGCCGGATCGACGTGGTGGTGCACAACGCCGGGATCACGCGCGACAAGCTGTTCGCCAACATGACCGACGCGCAGTGGGACGCCGTGATCGCGGTCAACATCGCGGCGCAGCTGCGCATCAACGAGGCCCTGCTGACCTCCGGCGACTTCACCGACGCGCCGCGCATCGTGTCCATCTCCTCGACCACCGGGTTCGCGGGCAACCGCGGCCAGGCGAACTACGCGGCCACCAAGGGCGGCGTGATCGGCATGGTCCGTGCGACCGCTCCGCTGCTCGAGCCGTTCGGGGGCACCGCCAACGCGGTGGCGCCGGGCTTCATCGAGACCGAGATGACCGCGAAGATGCCCGCGCTGACCCGGCAGGTCGCGCGCCAGCTGAGCTCGTTGCAGCAGGGCGGGCAGCCCGTGGACGTCGCCGAGGCCGTCGCGTTCCTGGCGTCCCCGCAGGCCGGCGGGATCGTCGGCCGGACGCTGCGGGTGTGCGGGCAGAACGTGGTGGGTGCGTGA